Proteins from a single region of Papio anubis isolate 15944 chromosome Y, Panubis1.0, whole genome shotgun sequence:
- the LOC116272381 gene encoding gamma-taxilin-like isoform X2, with protein MEEAGICGLREKADMLCNSESNDILQHQDSNYSATSNKHLLEDRKGSDFITKNRSWVSPVHCTQESRKELPEQEVAPPCGQQDLQCNRNKEKVLGKEVLLLMQALNTLSTPEEKLAALCKKYADLLEESRNVQRQMKILQNKQAQIVKEKVHLQSEHSKTILARSKLESLCRELQRQNKTLKEEYMQQKKEEEEGLKEVTAHFQITLTEIQAQLEQHEIHNAKVQQENVEMEEKLKKLTDQYALREEQINKAFKHKELQQQLVDARLQQTAQLIKEADERHQREREFLLKEATESRHKYEEMKQEEAQLKEQLFLYMDKFEEFQTTMAKTNELFTAFKQETEKKTIRDRNYKVFQIKLERLEKLYKALQIERNELSEKVEVLKGQASVKVADADLAVPVMHSCADLDSSNMLNTSSKRAPGVRLEADPKGMNEAKCYSKGPLHGISRH; from the exons ATGGAAGAAGCTGGAATTTGTGGGCTAAGAGAGAAAGCGGATATGTTGTGTAACTCTGAATCAAATGATATTCTTCAACATCAAGACTCAAATTACAGTGCCACAAGTAACAAGCATTTGTTGGAAGATAGAAAAGGCAGTGACTTTATAACAAAGAACAGGAGTTGGGTGAGCCCAGTGCACTGCACTCAAGAGTCAAGAAAGGAGCTTCCTGAGCAAGAAGTAGCCCCTCCCTGTGGTCAACAAGATTTACAATGCAACAGGAACAAAGAAAAAGTCTTAG gaaaagaAGTGTTATTACTGATGCAAGCCCTAAACACTCTTTCGACTCCAGAGGAGAAGTTGGCAGCTCTTTGTAAGAAATATGCTGATCTT CTGGAGGAAAGCAGGAATGTTCAGAGGCAAATGAAGATTCTGCAGAATAAGCAAGCTCAGATTGTGAAAGAGAAAGTTCACTTGCAGAGTGAACACAGCAAGACCATCTTGGCAAGAAGCAAGCTAGAGTCTCTTTGCAGGGAACTTCAGCGtcaaaataagacattaaag GAAGAATATATGCAgcagaaaaaagaggaggaagaaggtcTTAAAGAAGTAACTGCACATTTCCAAATTACTTTAACTGAAATTCAAGCCCAGCTGGAACAGCACGAAATACACAATGCCAAAGTGCAGCAGGAGAACGTGGAAATGGAAGAGAAACTAAAGAAGCTCACTGACCAATATGCACTGAGGGAAGAG CAAATTAATAAAGCGTTCAAACATAAGGAATTACAACAACAGCTTGTAGATGCCAGACTTCAACAAACAGCACAGCTGATAAAAGAAGCTGATGAAAgacatcagagagagagagagttt ttGTTAAAAGAAGCAACAGAATCGAGGCacaaatatgaagaaatgaagcaagaagaagCACAACTGAAAGAGCAG ctTTTCCTTTATATGGATAAGTTTGAAGAATTCCAGACTACCATGGCGAAAACCAATGAACTTTTTACAGCCTTCAAGCAGGAAACGGAAAAG aaaacTATTCGTGATAGAAATTATaaagtttttcaaataaaattggaGCGATTAGAGAAGCTGTACAAGGCTCttcaaatagaaagaaatgagctCAGTGAGAAAGTGGAAGTTCTGAAAGGGCAGGCCTCTGTGAAAGTAGCAGATGCAGATTTAGCAGTGCCTGTGATGCATTCCTGTGCTGACCTGGATTCTTCCAATATGCTGAACACTTCCTCTAAAAGAGCGCCAGGAGTCCGCTTGGAGGCTGACCCCAAAGGAATGAATGAGGCGAAATGCTATTCAAAAGGCCCTCTCCACGGGATCTCTAGGCATTGA
- the LOC116272381 gene encoding gamma-taxilin-like isoform X1, which yields MEEAGICGLREKADMLCNSESNDILQHQDSNYSATSNKHLLEDRKGSDFITKNRSWVSPVHCTQESRKELPEQEVAPPCGQQDLQCNRNKEKVLGKEVLLLMQALNTLSTPEEKLAALCKKYADLLEESRNVQRQMKILQNKQAQIVKEKVHLQSEHSKTILARSKLESLCRELQRQNKTLKEEYMQQKKEEEEGLKEVTAHFQITLTEIQAQLEQHEIHNAKVQQENVEMEEKLKKLTDQYALREEQINKAFKHKELQQQLVDARLQQTAQLIKEADERHQREREFLLKEATESRHKYEEMKQEEAQLKEQLFLYMDKFEEFQTTMAKTNELFTAFKQETEKLTKKIKKLEREMVIWCTKWENNNKILLQMAEEKTIRDRNYKVFQIKLERLEKLYKALQIERNELSEKVEVLKGQASVKVADADLAVPVMHSCADLDSSNMLNTSSKRAPGVRLEADPKGMNEAKCYSKGPLHGISRH from the exons ATGGAAGAAGCTGGAATTTGTGGGCTAAGAGAGAAAGCGGATATGTTGTGTAACTCTGAATCAAATGATATTCTTCAACATCAAGACTCAAATTACAGTGCCACAAGTAACAAGCATTTGTTGGAAGATAGAAAAGGCAGTGACTTTATAACAAAGAACAGGAGTTGGGTGAGCCCAGTGCACTGCACTCAAGAGTCAAGAAAGGAGCTTCCTGAGCAAGAAGTAGCCCCTCCCTGTGGTCAACAAGATTTACAATGCAACAGGAACAAAGAAAAAGTCTTAG gaaaagaAGTGTTATTACTGATGCAAGCCCTAAACACTCTTTCGACTCCAGAGGAGAAGTTGGCAGCTCTTTGTAAGAAATATGCTGATCTT CTGGAGGAAAGCAGGAATGTTCAGAGGCAAATGAAGATTCTGCAGAATAAGCAAGCTCAGATTGTGAAAGAGAAAGTTCACTTGCAGAGTGAACACAGCAAGACCATCTTGGCAAGAAGCAAGCTAGAGTCTCTTTGCAGGGAACTTCAGCGtcaaaataagacattaaag GAAGAATATATGCAgcagaaaaaagaggaggaagaaggtcTTAAAGAAGTAACTGCACATTTCCAAATTACTTTAACTGAAATTCAAGCCCAGCTGGAACAGCACGAAATACACAATGCCAAAGTGCAGCAGGAGAACGTGGAAATGGAAGAGAAACTAAAGAAGCTCACTGACCAATATGCACTGAGGGAAGAG CAAATTAATAAAGCGTTCAAACATAAGGAATTACAACAACAGCTTGTAGATGCCAGACTTCAACAAACAGCACAGCTGATAAAAGAAGCTGATGAAAgacatcagagagagagagagttt ttGTTAAAAGAAGCAACAGAATCGAGGCacaaatatgaagaaatgaagcaagaagaagCACAACTGAAAGAGCAG ctTTTCCTTTATATGGATAAGTTTGAAGAATTCCAGACTACCATGGCGAAAACCAATGAACTTTTTACAGCCTTCAAGCAGGAAACGGAAAAG ctgacaaagaaaattaaaaaactggaaagagaaatGGTAATATGGTGTaccaaatgggaaaataataataaaatacttctgCAAATGGCTGAAGAG aaaacTATTCGTGATAGAAATTATaaagtttttcaaataaaattggaGCGATTAGAGAAGCTGTACAAGGCTCttcaaatagaaagaaatgagctCAGTGAGAAAGTGGAAGTTCTGAAAGGGCAGGCCTCTGTGAAAGTAGCAGATGCAGATTTAGCAGTGCCTGTGATGCATTCCTGTGCTGACCTGGATTCTTCCAATATGCTGAACACTTCCTCTAAAAGAGCGCCAGGAGTCCGCTTGGAGGCTGACCCCAAAGGAATGAATGAGGCGAAATGCTATTCAAAAGGCCCTCTCCACGGGATCTCTAGGCATTGA